Below is a window of Arabidopsis thaliana chromosome 2, partial sequence DNA.
GAAATCTATATGTGCATATACCAAAAAAGATAACAAGAAaaggcttcttctttttttttttggaatttgtgTATAATGTTTGTATAGAGACAGACAAGGTTTCTTTGTCTTGTCCGTACTTCTACTTCAGACCCATTCCGGCTGagacacaaaaacaaaaaaaaaaaaactgagacaAAGAACTCaattctcctcttcttttaGTCTGCCAATTGGTGTACTTCTCGTGTGTTAAGGTTTGTTCTTATTGTAGATGAATGATGTGTgttgttaattttgttatgttaCTGCTTCACACATTACATGTGTTATGGTGATGAAACAACCTACATTTCAAGACTAGTTTTGAAGGTTGGCACCATTATcttgaatatatttatttccttaaaaaaaatggttttgaaATGAAGTTGAGCGGAAGCACACTAATCCTAGAATCGATCAATAGCATCGGGAAAGTGGTACAAAAAAAGAGACGAGAGAAATGATGGCCTAGAAACaagttttaaaacaatatgGAGAAGGAAGTAATCTTTAGAGAAAACCCTACCTGAGAAAAGAAACTATCATGCTCAATTTAATATGCTTCGCCATCATTTGCTCTTATTTGCCTTCCCcacttgtctctctctctctacactcttacttttctttttgtcaaaagcccaaggaagaagatgaaatcaaCTAAACTTGGACATCCGgctttggatttggattttgtagAGTGGGAAATTGTAGTTTGTTGTGAAatctaacaacaaaatatttaccaaaatatagATTTGCTTAAGTGAGATATGTAGTATTTTAATGAATTGCGTATTAATAGGTTAGGAGTagtaaactttttgtttttcttgttaactCGTTTGAGCTACTTCCggaattgaaaagaaaaagaagagagacataGAGGTATGATTACAACCCCCAAAAGTAATGCAACCATTCACATTTCCTGCagtatagttttcttttaaaaaaaatataaataaccTGGtgtaaaataaacaaagagaagacaCGATAAGAGacctttttaacttttcacCGAAAAGCATAAGTAATAAACAGCACACTTAATTGACTTTTTACGCATATATGCATACATATATTGCTTTTCaattacaaaaatagaaaagtacAGAACATTTAGCAAACTAcctctgtatatatattgatatcctgtaagaaaaatctaaatattattaatatcacctttgaaacaaaccaaaaaaagaaagaaagaaagaaagacattTGTATCACCTGACGTGTGTGTGGACTGTGGGCTGAGATCATGTACTCATACAAGCATTCTCAGACTACCTATAGCAAGCGAGATTAGTGTCCTAATTCCCGGAgaataaagttatatatatatattcacctaattttttattagtatatgATATGCACATAAAGAactgtttatttttatgaagaaAGTCATAATTCCACTTTAATCCTGCATGAATTCATGTGTGTTTTTAACTCTCACTCCATGGCACAATCTTTCATATTTGAAAAgcagacagagagagagagcattTGCAGCCGACAGTAAGGAACATTTTTGggagaaacacaaaaacatatttgcaGTAACACAAAAAGAGGTTTACAACTTTATTTGGGGAGAAGAGATAGATAATAATAAGATCCAATGGGTGTTGTTACTGTTCCTGAGTCTAATAAGCAAAGTGTTGCTGCTAAAAGAGCGTTTCGTCCAAGTTCCAGTATCAGACACACTCCTCAATGGTACTCTTTCACTAActcatctcttctttcctcAAAATGTTGCTGATCTCTCTGTTGTTCCAGGCCTGTCTCGGACGTTACGAGTGACTTAACCATTGAAGTCGGCTCTGCGACCTTTTCCCTTCACAAGGTAACCAAATTCAATAAactcagaagaaaaaagagaaactgcTTTACACAAACTCGTTCTCTTTTGCAGTTTCCTCTCGTCTCTCGGAGTGGAAGAATCCGGAAACTTGTTCTGGAATCAAAAGACACGAACCTGAACCTAGCCGCTGTTCCAGGCGGCTCAGAATCGTTCGAGCTTGCTGCAAAGTTCTGCTACGGCGTTGGCGTCCAATATAACTCGTCCAACATTGCGGCGCTGCGATGCGTGGCTCATTACCTGGAGATGACAGAAGACTTGTCAGAGAAGAACCTCGAGGCGAGAACAGAGGCCTACCTGAAAGACTCCATTTTCAATGACATATCGAATTCGATCACTGTTCTTCACTCCTGCGAGAGGCTACTGCCTGTAGCTGAAGAGATCAACCTCGTCGGGAGGCTGGTCAACGCAATCGCTGTAAACGCCTGCAAAGAACAGCTAGCCTCTGGTTTGCTCAAGCTTGATCAGAGTTTCAGCTGCGGCGTCCCGGAGACTGCGAAACCTTGTGACTGGTGGGGTCGCTCTCTTCCCATCCTCAAGCTTGATTTCTTCCAGAGAGTTCTCTCCGCCATGAAATCCAAAGGTCTCAATCACGACATTATCAGTGACATCCTTATGAGCTACGCTCGCAAATCACTGCAGATCATCAGAGAACCGAATCTCGTCAAATCAGATTCCGATCTTCAGAGGAAACAGCGAATCGTCCTTGAAGCGGTCGTCGGGCTCCTCCCAACGCAAGCGAACAAAAGCTCGATTCCGATCTCGTTCCTCTCTAGCTTGTTGAAGACCGCTATAGGATCTGGCACCTCCGTCTCTTGCAGATCCGATCTGGAGAGACGGATCAGCCACCTGCTCGACCAGGCCATCCTTGAAGACATCCTTATTCCGGCGAACATCGGCGCCATGTACGACACCGACTCGGTGCAGAGGATTTTCTCAATGTTCTTGAACCTTGACGAGTGCGAGTacagagatgatgatgacgacgagGAGGACGCGGTGGACGAGAGCGAGATGGCCATGTACGATTTCGAGGGGGCTGAGTCACCGAAACAGAGCTCCATCTTCAAGGTGTCGAAGCTGATGGATAGTTATCTCGCTGAGGTGGCTCTGGACTCGAGCCTTCCTCCCTCCAAGTTTATAGCACTCGCAGAGCTTCTCCCTGACCATGCTCGCGTCGTCTGCGATGGCCTCTACCGAGCCGTTGATATCTTCCTCAAGGTATAAAAGAGTCTGCTTTTGAGAATGAGTGTTGTATGATTTTGATTGCTGTGTTACGGTTTTGTATTAGGTTCACCCCCACATGAAAGATTCGGAACGTTACCGTCTCTGCAAGACAGTCAGCTGTAAGAAACTGTCGCAGGACGCAAGCAGCCACGCGGCGCAAAACGAGAGACTTCCGGTTCAGATTGCGGTTCAAGTCCTGTTCTACGAACAGACACGGCTCAAGAACGCCATGACCAGCGGCGGTGGCACAGGCGGTTCGAACCAAAGCCAGTTCTTCTTGTTCCCAAACCGCTCGGGAAGCGGGATGGCAAGCGGAGCCATCTCGCCGAGGGACAACTATGCATCAGTGAGAAGAGAGAACAGAGAGCTGAGACTAGAGGTGGCCAGGATGAGGATGAGGCTAACGGACCTGGAGAAAGATCATGTATCGATGAAGAGAGACTTCGTGAAGCCGCAGAGCAGGAGGAGGCGTTATGGAATGTTGAGGAAGCTCTCGAGAGGTCTGAACAAGTTGAACGCAATCGTTTTGAGATTTAGGAGCAGCCAAAGTGTTGCCAGTAGCGGTAAAAAGCATACGGAGGAGAAAACGAATTCGGAAAGACGATTCATGTTTCAGAAGAGAAGATGtcactctgtttcttgacttgcttgcttcttcttcttctactcttttgtaatatttctttaacaaagaaaagacGAGAGTGAATTTGAGtgtgtaaatttgtaatttacaGATTCTAGAGTTGCATAATACATTCCCAAGTGTGTAAAGCTTGTCTTGTATATACTGTTcgttgatgatgatatattgatatggATCAAGAAGACCCTTAACGGAAAACATTTTGTTCTAGTTTTGTTTCCAGCTCAATGGGGCAAGAATTAAGTCTTGATCCCTTTGTCACTTTTCTAGGCCTTTTCTAGTAGGCCTATATATTATATCTCATTGCGCTCAACGGCCCACTACAAATCTTCCGGAGTATATTAGACGTGAAAAAAActgtgagattttttttactcaCGGGCCTAATCTTTGCTTTATAGGTACAGAGAATTTGCACTATGTCAAGTGTCAACGCCTTGTGAtgacaggaaaaaaaaaaacagaatataaTCTACGACCTACATAGAAGAACTATGGACGTCGAGATTTGAACTAAAAGAATCTAATTAACATGACTGGTCCTTGCGTTTGCCACGTCGTTGGATCCCCTCGACAAGGTAATATATCTACCTTACCTGTGAGATATTTTGTAAGGGAATATATACATTAATGACAAATATCttgaaaaaagagaggatGAAATCAAGTCTTGGTTTGGAATTTGGGTTGGTGATTCCACAACTCAATTGCTGTGACCACACTAGAAAAGTATTTTGGCTCCCTCTCTAACAGGTTGGCCAAAACGTACCTAGATGTAATGaaaataactatataattACTACTTTATTAATctgtaacaaaaacaaaaagcctatgttttttttttattagatgaCATTTTTAAACACCACACCAGTCAACACCAGATTTTTGCTTTTGACCTttgtatattattatcattttaaattatacGTTTGAATAActaacttacaaaaaaaaaaacaataaatttcaGCTTTTTGTCCATAAATTTATTCCAAAGAAAAACTACTATATATTGTGATGTATAAACAAATGTCAAGGGTATGTGATGCTGCTGCCTGTCGCAGACCGAAAGCGACACAACTTACCTTTTTTGATAACATACCAAACTATATAATTGATCGCGTTCATTTTCCGAAAATATATGCCGAATGCGGCGGGGCTATAAATAATAGTTTGATCGATCGGCTTGTTTATCATCCATACTCAAGGCCTCGAATTAACACTTCTTTGTCACATCGTCGATGGAACGAGTAAGAGATTTGGCATCGGAGAAGGCGGCTGTGATATTCACGAAGAGCTCGTGTTGCATGTGTCATAGCATCAAGACTCTCTTCTACGAACTCGGGGCGAGTCCTGCCATCCATGAGCTTGACAAGGACCCGCAAGGCCCTGACATGGAACGGGCCCTCTTCCGGGTATTCGGGTCTAACCCTGCTGTCCCTGCGGTTTTCGTAGGAGGAAGGTACGTCGGCTCAGCTAAAGACGTCATCTCCTTCCACGTGGATGGCTCCCTCAAGCAGATGTTAAAGGCCTCTAACGCCATATGGTTGTGACTACATATCATCACGCTTCTTACTATCATTTATTCTACACACACTAGTTCATATTATGTCATCTCGTGaataatacatacatatatttatctaaGCTTGCATGAATATTGAATTATACTTTTAGtaaccatatatatagaagattaTGCATGCTCCGATGCTCGTGGAGATTAATTATCAGTTGATACGGAGAAACTAGACTGTAATCAATCATCACGTAAAGATTTCTGTTAATATCGGAATATCATCTGGATTTAGCATAATATCTTCcgattatagaaaaaaatgtacGTAGTATAATACCTAACCGATATACAAATGAATATCGAACGTAACTATGCTATaactagtatatatatgatcgtttttgaatcaaacataaaagagAATCTCGCTCATGAAAAGATTACTACACCCACAAAACAATCGAAAAGTAAGCCAAGAATGACGCAGCAGAGTTAACATATGCGTGTGATTCACGCGTGCGTCCGGCAAGAAAGACATTTCGAGAGAAGTGAATCAAACATTAGTGTAAGtgtgaaagaagaatatataaaaaagaaagatggaaTAATTTTCTTTGGCAAGTTGGTGTTGGCGGAATCACCATGTACGATGCATATTgttgatacatatatatacatgtttatCACCGAAAGGTCcaatctttttcatttatccTCACTTTGCGCAATGACTCAATCAAAGGAGATATGTTGAGAGAATCCGTTAGATTATAAATTGACAAgcctcttttctttttctaggGGTATTAATCATGCTATATTTCTTGTCACATTGATTTGAATATCAGCAGTTTAAGAAAATCGCTTAGCCAAAAGTTATTAAGAAATCGTCTGATTTCTATCATTGTTGTAATCAATTTGATAAGCTAGCTTCAACTTTCATATCTATGTTAGTGTTTCAAAATTACTATCATATGCATTCCGTTCATACTTATTTCATCAATTAGTCCATGCATGCATGTGCTTATTATttagattaattatatttatgtcACTGGCAATGCGTATACTATTATTAACCCACAAAAAGGTGAAACTGATTACAATTTTTCGAATCGTATTCGTAAATTACTAATCAACATGTTATGACGATCAAAACAACTGCAGCGTTACcgtagaaataaaaataaattgaataacTTAGAAGTGAGAGTAATGTTTGCAACTTGTGCAGTCAAACAGaatataaataagaagaaaaattctcaaataGGCATCTGATATTTTATCTTtcctttttgatattttcttagaaataaactacattttaaatggtcttttctttctaattagcaagaaaaaaacacactcGAAAGACTCACTCCCTTCCTATAAATAGGCGAGCAAATGTCAAGCTTTTTACatactcaaaacaaaacaaaacatacatcAAAACGCTAAAGTTTAAACCCCTAGCCATCATCAGATCTTCAGACTTCTGAGGATCATGGACAAAGTGATGAGAATGTCTTCAGAGAAAGGAGTGGTGATCTTCACGAAGAGCTCATGTTGTCTCTGCTACGCCGTTCAAATCCTGTTCCGTGACCTTAGGGTTCAACCAACCATCCACGAGATCGACAACGACCCGGACTGCCGTGAGATCGAGAAGGCTCTTCTCCGGCTCGGCTGTTCCACGGCGGTTCCAGCTGTCTTTGTCGGAGGCAAGCTTGTTGGCTCCACCAATGAAGTCATGTCCCTTCACCTTAGTGGCTCTCTTGTCCCATTGATCAAACCCTATCAGTCCATCCTTTACTAGCAAAATTAAACCAACTCAATATATAATATCTAATTATTAGCTAGTGAGAATAAACACAGTTACAGCTAGAGTGTGAGCTAGCTAGATATTCAGTGAGGACTTCGTCTGAATTAATGTTTATCGTTTGTATGTTCTATTGTTTAGCTTCTCTCGTGTTTCAGTTTAGTTAATCAACTGGTGTATGTTGATGTATGACTCTCTGTTTATGCTAATGAAAATAGTATTGaaacttttacattttttcccACACAATTAGTAACGATCTCTTGTGTATGTTGAGTAATTTAGGGCTTTCCATATAATAAGGCAAGAAACCGTTTATACTTGTCTGTTTTTAACATGGTATCAGAAGGAGGCTACACACAaaccattttcttatttagaAATATTCACATACACTGACAGTAGCTAGAATAAAAATGTGAATGGCCAACACATGCATGAACTCGTCTTCTAATTATCAAGATGTAATGTATAAGTTGGCTTCATCATTATTAGTTAGACCTATTGATAGTTAACATTATATCGGGCGATATACAGATTTAGCCTTTGTGATGTTGTGTTTAGAGCGTACTTTTGAATCAAGGATAAATCAGTGCCCATTAGAGTATATATAAATCGAATGTGAAAAATATTAGATCAGAATAGACTTAATTAGTCTCCACCATACAAATTTggtaagaagaaaaacaatgataagATACCAGTGGCCTAATGCAACTAAAGCAGTTTGAGGAAGAGGATGGAAGATCTTTCGCG
It encodes the following:
- the SETH6 gene encoding Phototropic-responsive NPH3 family protein, yielding MGVVTVPESNKQSVAAKRAFRPSSSIRHTPQWPVSDVTSDLTIEVGSATFSLHKVTKFNKLRRKKRNCFTQTRSLLQFPLVSRSGRIRKLVLESKDTNLNLAAVPGGSESFELAAKFCYGVGVQYNSSNIAALRCVAHYLEMTEDLSEKNLEARTEAYLKDSIFNDISNSITVLHSCERLLPVAEEINLVGRLVNAIAVNACKEQLASGLLKLDQSFSCGVPETAKPCDWWGRSLPILKLDFFQRVLSAMKSKGLNHDIISDILMSYARKSLQIIREPNLVKSDSDLQRKQRIVLEAVVGLLPTQANKSSIPISFLSSLLKTAIGSGTSVSCRSDLERRISHLLDQAILEDILIPANIGAMYDTDSVQRIFSMFLNLDECEYRDDDDDEEDAVDESEMAMYDFEGAESPKQSSIFKVSKLMDSYLAEVALDSSLPPSKFIALAELLPDHARVVCDGLYRAVDIFLKV
- the SETH6 gene encoding Phototropic-responsive NPH3 family protein, which encodes MTEDLSEKNLEARTEAYLKDSIFNDISNSITVLHSCERLLPVAEEINLVGRLVNAIAVNACKEQLASGLLKLDQSFSCGVPETAKPCDWWGRSLPILKLDFFQRVLSAMKSKGLNHDIISDILMSYARKSLQIIREPNLVKSDSDLQRKQRIVLEAVVGLLPTQANKSSIPISFLSSLLKTAIGSGTSVSCRSDLERRISHLLDQAILEDILIPANIGAMYDTDSVQRIFSMFLNLDECEYRDDDDDEEDAVDESEMAMYDFEGAESPKQSSIFKVSKLMDSYLAEVALDSSLPPSKFIALAELLPDHARVVCDGLYRAVDIFLKVHPHMKDSERYRLCKTVSCKKLSQDASSHAAQNERLPVQIAVQVLFYEQTRLKNAMTSGGGTGGSNQSQFFLFPNRSGSGMASGAISPRDNYASVRRENRELRLEVARMRMRLTDLEKDHVSMKRDFVKPQSRRRRYGMLRKLSRGLNKLNAIVLRFRSSQSVASSGKKHTEEKTNSERRFMFQKRRCHSVS
- the SETH6 gene encoding Phototropic-responsive NPH3 family protein (Phototropic-responsive NPH3 family protein; FUNCTIONS IN: signal transducer activity; INVOLVED IN: response to light stimulus; LOCATED IN: plasma membrane; EXPRESSED IN: hypocotyl, root, flower; EXPRESSED DURING: petal differentiation and expansion stage; CONTAINS InterPro DOMAIN/s: NPH3 (InterPro:IPR004249), BTB/POZ fold (InterPro:IPR011333); BEST Arabidopsis thaliana protein match is: Phototropic-responsive NPH3 family protein (TAIR:AT1G03010.1); Has 884 Blast hits to 856 proteins in 27 species: Archae - 0; Bacteria - 0; Metazoa - 6; Fungi - 0; Plants - 876; Viruses - 0; Other Eukaryotes - 2 (source: NCBI BLink).); its protein translation is MGVVTVPESNKQSVAAKRAFRPSSSIRHTPQWPVSDVTSDLTIEVGSATFSLHKFPLVSRSGRIRKLVLESKDTNLNLAAVPGGSESFELAAKFCYGVGVQYNSSNIAALRCVAHYLEMTEDLSEKNLEARTEAYLKDSIFNDISNSITVLHSCERLLPVAEEINLVGRLVNAIAVNACKEQLASGLLKLDQSFSCGVPETAKPCDWWGRSLPILKLDFFQRVLSAMKSKGLNHDIISDILMSYARKSLQIIREPNLVKSDSDLQRKQRIVLEAVVGLLPTQANKSSIPISFLSSLLKTAIGSGTSVSCRSDLERRISHLLDQAILEDILIPANIGAMYDTDSVQRIFSMFLNLDECEYRDDDDDEEDAVDESEMAMYDFEGAESPKQSSIFKVSKLMDSYLAEVALDSSLPPSKFIALAELLPDHARVVCDGLYRAVDIFLKVHPHMKDSERYRLCKTVSCKKLSQDASSHAAQNERLPVQIAVQVLFYEQTRLKNAMTSGGGTGGSNQSQFFLFPNRSGSGMASGAISPRDNYASVRRENRELRLEVARMRMRLTDLEKDHVSMKRDFVKPQSRRRRYGMLRKLSRGLNKLNAIVLRFRSSQSVASSGKKHTEEKTNSERRFMFQKRRCHSVS
- a CDS encoding Glutaredoxin family protein (Glutaredoxin family protein; FUNCTIONS IN: electron carrier activity, arsenate reductase (glutaredoxin) activity, protein disulfide oxidoreductase activity; INVOLVED IN: cell redox homeostasis; LOCATED IN: endomembrane system; EXPRESSED IN: 11 plant structures; EXPRESSED DURING: 7 growth stages; CONTAINS InterPro DOMAIN/s: Glutaredoxin-like, plant II (InterPro:IPR011905), Thioredoxin fold (InterPro:IPR012335), Glutaredoxin (InterPro:IPR002109), Glutaredoxin subgroup (InterPro:IPR014025), Thioredoxin-like fold (InterPro:IPR012336); BEST Arabidopsis thaliana protein match is: Thioredoxin superfamily protein (TAIR:AT3G62960.1); Has 1229 Blast hits to 1227 proteins in 226 species: Archae - 0; Bacteria - 96; Metazoa - 226; Fungi - 100; Plants - 735; Viruses - 0; Other Eukaryotes - 72 (source: NCBI BLink).) translates to MDKVMRMSSEKGVVIFTKSSCCLCYAVQILFRDLRVQPTIHEIDNDPDCREIEKALLRLGCSTAVPAVFVGGKLVGSTNEVMSLHLSGSLVPLIKPYQSILY
- a CDS encoding Thioredoxin superfamily protein (Thioredoxin superfamily protein; FUNCTIONS IN: electron carrier activity, protein disulfide oxidoreductase activity; INVOLVED IN: cell redox homeostasis; LOCATED IN: endomembrane system; CONTAINS InterPro DOMAIN/s: Glutaredoxin-like, plant II (InterPro:IPR011905), Thioredoxin fold (InterPro:IPR012335), Glutaredoxin (InterPro:IPR002109), Thioredoxin-like fold (InterPro:IPR012336); BEST Arabidopsis thaliana protein match is: Thioredoxin superfamily protein (TAIR:AT3G62950.1); Has 1288 Blast hits to 1284 proteins in 244 species: Archae - 0; Bacteria - 100; Metazoa - 228; Fungi - 164; Plants - 745; Viruses - 0; Other Eukaryotes - 51 (source: NCBI BLink).) → MERVRDLASEKAAVIFTKSSCCMCHSIKTLFYELGASPAIHELDKDPQGPDMERALFRVFGSNPAVPAVFVGGRYVGSAKDVISFHVDGSLKQMLKASNAIWL
- the SETH6 gene encoding Phototropic-responsive NPH3 family protein (Phototropic-responsive NPH3 family protein; FUNCTIONS IN: signal transducer activity; INVOLVED IN: response to light stimulus; EXPRESSED IN: hypocotyl, root, flower; EXPRESSED DURING: petal differentiation and expansion stage; CONTAINS InterPro DOMAIN/s: NPH3 (InterPro:IPR004249), BTB/POZ fold (InterPro:IPR011333); BEST Arabidopsis thaliana protein match is: Phototropic-responsive NPH3 family protein (TAIR:AT1G03010.1).) translates to MGVVTVPESNKQSVAAKRAFRPSSSIRHTPQWPVSDVTSDLTIEVGSATFSLHKVTKFNKLRRKKRNCFTQTRSLLQFPLVSRSGRIRKLVLESKDTNLNLAAVPGGSESFELAAKFCYGVGVQYNSSNIAALRCVAHYLEMTEDLSEKNLEARTEAYLKDSIFNDISNSITVLHSCERLLPVAEEINLVGRLVNAIAVNACKEQLASGLLKLDQSFSCGVPETAKPCDWWGRSLPILKLDFFQRVLSAMKSKGLNHDIISDILMSYARKSLQIIREPNLVKSDSDLQRKQRIVLEAVVGLLPTQANKSSIPISFLSSLLKTAIGSGTSVSCRSDLERRISHLLDQAILEDILIPANIGAMYDTDSVQRIFSMFLNLDECEYRDDDDDEEDAVDESEMAMYDFEGAESPKQSSIFKVSKLMDSYLAEVALDSSLPPSKFIALAELLPDHARVVCDGLYRAVDIFLKVHPHMKDSERYRLCKTVSCKKLSQDASSHAAQNERLPVQIAVQVLFYEQTRLKNAMTSGGGTGGSNQSQFFLFPNRSGSGMASGAISPRDNYASVRRENRELRLEVARMRMRLTDLEKDHVSMKRDFVKPQSRRRRYGMLRKLSRGLNKLNAIVLRFRSSQSVASSGKKHTEEKTNSERRFMFQKRRCHSVS
- the SETH6 gene encoding Phototropic-responsive NPH3 family protein, whose amino-acid sequence is MGVVTVPESNKQSVAAKRAFRPSSSIRHTPQWPVSDVTSDLTIEVGSATFSLHKFPLVSRSGRIRKLVLESKDTNLNLAAVPGGSESFELAAKFCYGVGVQYNSSNIAALRCVAHYLEMTEDLSEKNLEARTEAYLKDSIFNDISNSITVLHSCERLLPVAEEINLVGRLVNAIAVNACKEQLASGLLKLDQSFSCGVPETAKPCDWWGRSLPILKLDFFQRVLSAMKSKGLNHDIISDILMSYARKSLQIIREPNLVKSDSDLQRKQRIVLEAVVGLLPTQANKSSIPISFLSSLLKTAIGSGTSVSCRSDLERRISHLLDQAILEDILIPANIGAMYDTDSVQRIFSMFLNLDECEYRDDDDDEEDAVDESEMAMYDFEGAESPKQSSIFKVSKLMDSYLAEVALDSSLPPSKFIALAELLPDHARVVCDGLYRAVDIFLKV